Proteins encoded in a region of the Equus asinus isolate D_3611 breed Donkey chromosome X, EquAss-T2T_v2, whole genome shotgun sequence genome:
- the TMSB15C gene encoding thymosin beta-15C encodes MSDKPDLSEVEKFDRSKLKKTNTEEKNTLPSKETIQQEKECVQTS; translated from the exons ATGAGTGATAAGCCAGATTTGTCTGAAGTGGAGAAGTTTGACAGATCAAAACTGAAGAAAACtaatactgaagaaaaaaatactcttcCTTCAAAGGAAA ctaTCCAACAGGAGAAAGAGTGTGTTCAAACATCGTAA
- the ZCCHC18 gene encoding LOW QUALITY PROTEIN: zinc finger CCHC domain-containing protein 18 (The sequence of the model RefSeq protein was modified relative to this genomic sequence to represent the inferred CDS: inserted 3 bases in 3 codons; deleted 1 base in 1 codon; substituted 2 bases at 2 genomic stop codons), which yields MASIISPAGNSQXQNTRLPPWAHPMLRSLGRSLGPLRVNTAERNMKLFSGRVVPVQGEETLENWGSXVNGVLPDWNMCEEEKLKYLIKTLRGPAQEVMRLLQAANPNLSVADILHVMKLVFGGGSESSVTAHGKFFNTLQAQGEKASLYVIHLEVQLQNAVQAGIIAQKDSSQTHLHQLLLGTELNGDLHFRLKHLLRMYAGDQEHLPNLLELIKMIRXEEDWDDTFMKMRWPKRSELIRERAASPVAFQGLPLIVISSADCKVIEIDDTLDDSDEDVILXSQDPPLTSMGAPLLRGRSRPQDQILVIDSPDSSQAQAPCTSDGSGSKNDVPEDIHRARKQKYMICCSYRGEEGHSKETGDNESNKARVFENLIIALXELTHMKEEGSREVPGEHNDPSEPQ from the exons ATGGCTAGCATCATTTCACCTGCGGGTAATAGCCAGTGACAGAACACACGCTTGCCGCCTTGGGCCCATCCCATGTTGAGGTCCCTGGGGAGGAGTCTTGGTCCTTTAAGGGTCAACACGGCAGAAAGAAACATGAAGTTGTTCTCCGGGAGGGTGGTGCCAGTCCAAGGGGAAGAAACCTTGGAAAACTGGGGAT AAGTCAATGGGGTCCTGCCAGATTGGAATATGTGTGAGGAGGAAAAGCTCAAATACTTGATAAAAACCCTTAGGGGCCCCGCCCAGGAGGTCATGCGTTTGCTCCAGGCGGCCAACCCCAACCTAAGTGTGGCAGATATCTTGCACGTGATGAAATTGGTATTT GGGGGGGGGTCTGAAAGCAGTGTCACTGCCCATGGTAAATTTTTTAACACTCTGCAGGCACAAGGGGAGAAAGCCTCCCTTTATGTGATCCATTTAGAAGTGCAGCTCCAGAATGCTGTTCAGGCAGGGATCATAGCTCAGAAAGATTCGAGCCAGACTCACCTGCACCAGCTCCTTTTAGGAACTGAGCTGAATGGGGACCTGCACTTCAGGCTGAAGCATCTTCTCAGGATGTATGCAGGTGATCAGGAGCATCTTCCTAATTTACTGGAGTTAATCAAGATGATAA GAGAAGAGGATTGGGATGACACTTTTATGAAAATGAGGTGGCCCAAAAGATCTGAGCTAATCAGAGAGAGGGCAGCAAGCCCTGTGGCATTTCAGGGCCTTCCACTAATAGTGATCAGCAGTGCTGACTGCAAAGTGATAGAGATAGATGATACCCTTGATGACTCAGATGAGGATGTGATCC GGTCTCAGGACCCTCCACTTACATCCATGGGTGCCCCTCTCCTCAGAGGCAGGTCCAGACCTCAGGATCAAATTCTGGTCATTGATTCCCCCGACAGTTCCCAGGCTCAAGCTCCTTGCACCAGCGATGGTTCTGGGTCTAAGAATGATGTTCCCGAGGATATACATAGAGCCAGGAAGCAAAAATACATGATCTGCTGTTCATATCGTGGCGAAGAGGGCCACTCAAAGGAAACCGGTGACAATGAGAGCAACAAGGCCCGGGTGTTTGAGAATCTGATCATCGCCCTGTAGGAGCTGACACATATGAAGGAGGAGGGGTCAAGAGAGGTCCCTGGTGAACACAATGACCCCTCTGAGCCACAGTAA
- the SLC25A53 gene encoding solute carrier family 25 member 53 — MAATAAPAHPPGPPSSRRFFQSLPIETKKRDEPAGAANRRGAGAASPRSLRPQALARKRGSSRPGLRHTGAGAGAVSSAARTHRPGRFTFYPSLRLHAVVLSMGEQDHSPGKELQHWIRTEAPGKKSWHPQAYALGAVSNFMSTFLTFPIYKVVFRQQIHAVAVSEAVRQLWHEGPQYFYRGIYPPLLSKTLQGTLLFGTYDSLLYSLSPVGPHSLGHRWAAGLMSGVVEAVALSPFERVQNVLQDGRKQARFPSTFSILKEFNSYGFWGRLSLGYYRGFWPVLLRNSLGSALYFSFKDPIQNGLAQQGLPHWVPALVSGSVNGTIICLVLYPLIVLVANMQSQVGWQSMPSLWASAQDVWDTRGRKVFLIYRGGSLVILRSSVTWGLTTAIHDFLQRKFHFRKEVKD, encoded by the exons ATGGCAGCCACGGCCGCCCCCGCCCACCCGCCGGGACCTCCCAGCAGCCGCCGCTTCTTTCAGTCTCTGCCCATTGAGACAAAAAAGCGTGATGAGCCCGCTGGCGCGGCCAAtcggcggggcgcgggggcggcgtcCCCGCGCAGCCTCCGGCCCCAGGCCCTTGCTCGCAAAAGGGGGAGCAGTCGACCGGGGCTGCGGCACACAGGCGCGGGAGCCGGCGCGGTGTCAAGTGCAGCTCGGACGCACCGACCGGGCCGATTTACATTTTACCC TTCCTTGCGTCTGCACGCAGTTGTCCTCAGCATGGGGGAACAGGACCACTCTCCTGGGAAGGAGCTTCAGCACTGGATACGAACAGAGGCTCCAGGAAAGAAAAGCTGGCACCCCCAGGCCTATGCCCTTGGGGCTGTTTCCAACTTTATGTCTACTTTTCTGACCTTTCCTATTTATAAGGTTGTGTTCCGGCAACagatccatgctgtggcagtgtcagAGGCTGTACGACAGCTGTGGCATGAAGGCCCTCAATACTTCTACCGGGGAATCTACCCACCCCTTCTCTCCAAGACATTGCAAGGGACTCTGCTGTTTGGGACTTATGACAGTCTGCTGTACTCTCTCTCCCCTGTTGGGCCACATTCCCTGGGACACCGCTGGGCTGCAGGGCTCATGTCTGGTGTGGTGGAGGCTGTGGCACTCAGCCCCTTTGAAAGGGTGCAGAATGTGCTCCAGGATGGTCGCAAGCAAGCTCGCTTCCCCAGCACCTTCAGCATTCTCAAGGAATTCAACTCTTACGGGTTTTGGGGGCGGCTGTCTCTGGGCTACTATCGTGGTTTCTGGCCTGTCCTTCTCAGGAACAGCCTGGGGAGTGCTCTGTATTTCTCCTTCAAGGACCCCATCCAGAATGGCTTGGCACAGCAAGGCTTGCCTCATTGGGTCCCTGCCTTGGTGTCTGGGAGTGTCAATGGAACAATCATCTGCCTCGTTCTGTATCCTCTGATTGTGCTAGTTGCCAATATGCAGTCCCAAGTTGGCTGGCAGAGCATGCCAAGCCTGTGGGCCTCTGCCCAGGACGTGTGGGACACTCGGGGCCGAAAGGTGTTCCTAATCTACCGTGGAGGCTCCCTGGTCATCCTAAGGTCCAGCGTGACATGGGGCCTCACTACAGCTATCCATGACTTCCTGCAGAGGAAGTTTCATTTcaggaaagaggtgaaagactga